TGCCCGGCCGGCGTGGGGGCGGCGTCCTGCGCGACCAGGTGCACGTGGCGCGCGGCAATGCCTTCGATCTTGGGATGGATGGCCTGCAGCTGGGGCAGCAGTTGCTGGGCGCGGAAGGTACTGAGGGCATTGCCGCCCTCCAGCGTGGTGATGTGCAAGGTCACGGTGTAGCGGCCTGGAGTGATGGGAGGAAAAGGCTTGCCGCCGCCGGGCGCCGGCGGCCGCTGAATGGGGCCGCCGCGCCCCGTGGCGCGTATTCGTGGCAACCCGGCATTTTAACGGCGGCCACCTGCGCCCCGGCCGGGCGCCTGCAGGGGATGAATGCGAATGGGATAATTTCCGCCATGAGCAGCATCACCATCAAAGACGCCCAAGGCATTGCCGGCATGCGCGAGGCCTGCCGCCTGGCCTCCGAAGTGCTGGACTACATCACCCCCCACATCAAGCCCGGCATCACCACCGCCGAAATCGACCGCCTGGGCGCCGAGTGCATGGTCAGCCAGGGAACGGTGTCCGCCACCATCGGCTACCAGCCGCCGGGCTATCCGCCCTACCCGGGCCACCTGTGCACCTCGGTCAACCACGTGGTGTGCCACGGCATACCGAACGACAAGCCGCTCAAGAAGGGCGACATCGTCAACGTGGACGTCACCGTGATCACCAAGGACGGCTGGTACGGCGACAACAGCCGTATGTACATGATCGGCGAATGCTCGATCGCCGCCAAGCGCCTCTCGGCCCTGACCTACGAGGCCATGTGGCTGGGCATACAGCAGGTCAGGCCCGGCGCGCGCCTGGGCGACATCGGCCACGCCATCCAGAAGTTCGCCGAGGGCCACGGCCTGTCGGTGGTGCGCGAGTTCTGCGGCCACGGCATAGGCCAGAAATTCCACGAAGACCCCCAGGTGCTGCACTACGGCCGCCCCGGCACCGGCCAGGAACTGGTGCCCGGCATGACTTTCACCATCGAGCCCATGCTCAACCAGGGCAAGCGCGACATCAAGGAACTGGGCCAGGACGGCTGGACCATCATCACCAAGGACCGCAGCCTGTCGGCCCAGTGGGAGCACACGGTGCTGGTCACGCCCACGGGCTACGACGTGCTCACGCTGTCGGCGGGCTCGCCCCCTCTGCCCCCGTTCGTGAAGGCCACCACCACCTGAGGGCCTGGCACGGAGCCGGCGCGCACGGTTCTTGCTAAGTCCATCTCATGTCATCACGCCATCCTCTGCCCCCTTCCGACTCCGCCTCTCTGCACGCGCTGCGCGACGGCTACCGCCAGGACAAGGCCGCCCTGCTGGCCAGGCTGCACGTGCCCGACGCCTCCACGCGCGGCATCCGCAGCCTGCTGCGCAGGCTTTCCGCGCTGGCCGACACGGTGCTGTGCCGGCTGTGGACGCACGCGCAGCTGCCGCAGAGCTGGGCCCTGGTGGCAGTGGGCGGCTACGGGCGTGCCCAGCTGTTCCCGCATTCCGACGTGGACGTGCTGCTGCTGCTGCCCGACGGCACGCAGGCGTGCGCCGACGAGGCGCGCAAGCCCATCGAGGCCTTCATCGGCAGCTGCTGGGACGCGGGCCTGGAGATCGGCTCCAGCGTGCGCACCACGGCCGAGTGCCTGGCGGAGTCCGCCGCCGACGTGACGGTGCAGACCGCGCTGCTGGAATCGCGCCTGGTGTGCGGCAGCGCGGCGCTGTTCGAGGACTTCCGCCGGCGCTACGACGCGCAGATGGACCCGCGCGCCTTCCTGGTCGCCAAGACGCTGGAGATGCGCCAGCGCCACACCAAGTACGAGGACACGCCCTACGCGCTGGAGCCCAACTGCAAGGAATCGCCCGGCGGCCTGCGCGACCTGCAGATCATCCTGTGGGCGGCCCGCGCGGCGGGGCTGGGCCGCACCTGGCGCGAGCTGGAGGCCAGCGGCCTGGCCACGCCCTTCGAGGTGCGCCAGATCGAGCGCAACGAGGCGCTGCTGTTCCTCATCCGCGCGCGCCTGCACGTGCTCGCGGAGCGGCGCGAGGACCGCCTGGTGTTCGACCTGCAGACCGCCGTGGCCGAGGCCTTCGGCTACCGCTCCACCGCGCCGGACGGCCGGGGGCTGGCCATGCGCGCCAGCGAAACGCTGATGCGCCGCTACTACTGGGCCGCCAAGGCCGTGTCGCAGCTCAGCCAGATCCTGCTGCTGGGCATAGAAGAGCGGCTCAACCCCTCCACGCACGAGCTGCGCCCCATCAACCCGCGCTTCTTCGAGAAGGCCGGGCTCATCGAGGTGGCCAGCGACGACCTGTACGAGAAGCACCCGCACGCCATCCTGGAGACCTTCCTGCTCTATGAGAGCACGCTGGGCCTGAAGGACCTGTCTGCGCGCACGCTGCGCGCGCTCTACAACGCGCGCGCCGTGATGGACAGGCGCTTTCGCCACGACCCGGCCAACCGCGCGCTGTTCATGCAGATACTGCGCCAGCCGCGCGGCATCACGCACGCCATGCGGCTCATGAACCAGACCTCGGTGCTGGGGCGCTACCTGTGGCCGTTCCGCCGCATCGTGGGCCAGATGCAGCACGACCTGTTCCACGTCTACACGGTGGACCAGCACATCCTCATGGTGCTGCGCAACATGCGGCGCTTCTTCATGGCCGAACATGCGCACGAGTACCCGTTCTGCTCGCAGCTGGCTGCGGGCTGGGACAAGCCCTGGATCCTGTACGTCGCGGCGCTGTTCCACGACATCGGCAAGGGCCGCGGCGGCGACCATTCGCAGATCGGCGCGCAGGAGGCTCGGCACTTTTGCCGCCAGCACGGCGTGGAGCGCGAGGACGCGCGGCTCATCGAATTCCTCGTGGCCGAGCACCTCACCATGAGCCAGGTGGCGCAGAAGCAGGACCTGTCCGACCCCGGCGTGATCGCGGCGTTCGCGCGGCGCGTGGGCAACGAGCGCTACCTCACCGCCCTGTACCTGCTCACCGTGGCCGACATCCGCGGCACGTCCCCGAAGGTCTGGAACGCCTGGAAGGGCAAGCTGCTCGAAGACCTGTACCGCGCCACGCTGCGCATGCTGGGCGGGCGCGCGCCCGACGCCGCCGCCGAGATCGAGGCGCGCAAACGCGAGGCGCTGATCCTGCTGGCCCTGAGCGCCCTGCCCCACGAGGCGCACAAGCGCCTGTGGGGGACGCTGGACGTGAGCTACTTCATGCGCCACGAGGCGCCCGACATCGCCTGGCACACGCGCCACCTCTCGCGCCACGTGGGCAGCACGCGGGCCATCGTGCGCGCCCGCCTGTCCCTGGCCGGCGAGGGGCTGGAGGTGCTGGTCTACG
This region of Alicycliphilus denitrificans K601 genomic DNA includes:
- the map gene encoding type I methionyl aminopeptidase; protein product: MSSITIKDAQGIAGMREACRLASEVLDYITPHIKPGITTAEIDRLGAECMVSQGTVSATIGYQPPGYPPYPGHLCTSVNHVVCHGIPNDKPLKKGDIVNVDVTVITKDGWYGDNSRMYMIGECSIAAKRLSALTYEAMWLGIQQVRPGARLGDIGHAIQKFAEGHGLSVVREFCGHGIGQKFHEDPQVLHYGRPGTGQELVPGMTFTIEPMLNQGKRDIKELGQDGWTIITKDRSLSAQWEHTVLVTPTGYDVLTLSAGSPPLPPFVKATTT
- a CDS encoding [protein-PII] uridylyltransferase, which translates into the protein MSSRHPLPPSDSASLHALRDGYRQDKAALLARLHVPDASTRGIRSLLRRLSALADTVLCRLWTHAQLPQSWALVAVGGYGRAQLFPHSDVDVLLLLPDGTQACADEARKPIEAFIGSCWDAGLEIGSSVRTTAECLAESAADVTVQTALLESRLVCGSAALFEDFRRRYDAQMDPRAFLVAKTLEMRQRHTKYEDTPYALEPNCKESPGGLRDLQIILWAARAAGLGRTWRELEASGLATPFEVRQIERNEALLFLIRARLHVLAERREDRLVFDLQTAVAEAFGYRSTAPDGRGLAMRASETLMRRYYWAAKAVSQLSQILLLGIEERLNPSTHELRPINPRFFEKAGLIEVASDDLYEKHPHAILETFLLYESTLGLKDLSARTLRALYNARAVMDRRFRHDPANRALFMQILRQPRGITHAMRLMNQTSVLGRYLWPFRRIVGQMQHDLFHVYTVDQHILMVLRNMRRFFMAEHAHEYPFCSQLAAGWDKPWILYVAALFHDIGKGRGGDHSQIGAQEARHFCRQHGVEREDARLIEFLVAEHLTMSQVAQKQDLSDPGVIAAFARRVGNERYLTALYLLTVADIRGTSPKVWNAWKGKLLEDLYRATLRMLGGRAPDAAAEIEARKREALILLALSALPHEAHKRLWGTLDVSYFMRHEAPDIAWHTRHLSRHVGSTRAIVRARLSLAGEGLEVLVYAPDRADLFARICGYFDRAGFSILDARVHTARNGHALDTFQVVASSQPGAYRELIHMVESDLQRAIEDQGALPEPARRRVSRRVKSFPIAPRVTLRPDEQAQRWLISISASDRAGLLYMVARVLSRHGLNVQLAKVSTLGERVEDTFLVQGPELQSNAQQIRIETELLQALADQ